The proteins below come from a single Streptomyces spongiicola genomic window:
- a CDS encoding siderophore-interacting protein gives MGHGWEGVVLKLFRGRDFEFTVTGAEQVTDHYRRIHLADGGMLAAAGVHPTMWVRLWFDDAGKPHQRAFTLVDPDPLQGTFSMEFALHEGRASDWARDAKPGDRIEATLQGSGFTVPDPPPSRLFVVGDAASLPAVNSLLDVMPEVPATIWFETRHPSDAELPLRAGAAHHELRPVSRQDGGAALVAEVKAALPGLLGDDRSDAFVWIACDTATTRILAAYVRKELGLPKDRVNALGYWRPEKPGAR, from the coding sequence GTGGGGCATGGCTGGGAGGGCGTGGTCCTCAAACTGTTCAGGGGCAGGGACTTCGAGTTCACGGTGACCGGCGCGGAGCAGGTGACCGACCACTACCGCCGGATCCACCTGGCCGACGGCGGCATGCTCGCCGCCGCGGGAGTGCACCCCACCATGTGGGTGCGCCTCTGGTTCGACGACGCTGGCAAGCCGCACCAGCGGGCCTTCACCCTCGTCGACCCCGATCCCCTCCAGGGCACGTTCAGCATGGAGTTCGCGCTGCACGAGGGCCGTGCCAGCGACTGGGCGCGCGACGCCAAGCCCGGCGACAGGATCGAAGCCACCCTCCAGGGGAGCGGGTTCACCGTGCCCGACCCGCCGCCCTCGCGGCTGTTCGTCGTGGGGGACGCGGCCTCGCTGCCCGCCGTCAACTCCCTGCTCGACGTGATGCCGGAGGTGCCCGCCACCATCTGGTTCGAGACCCGGCACCCCTCGGACGCCGAACTGCCCCTGCGGGCCGGCGCGGCGCACCACGAGCTGCGGCCGGTCTCGCGGCAGGACGGCGGCGCGGCCCTGGTGGCGGAGGTGAAGGCCGCGCTGCCCGGGCTGCTCGGCGACGACCGGTCGGACGCGTTCGTCTGGATCGCCTGCGACACGGCGACGACCCGGATCCTCGCCGCGTACGTCCGCAAGGAGCTGGGCCTGCCCAAGGACCGGGTGAACGCGCTCGGATACTGGCGACCGGAGAAGCCCGGGGCGCGGTGA